A part of Bufo bufo chromosome 7, aBufBuf1.1, whole genome shotgun sequence genomic DNA contains:
- the LOC121008237 gene encoding small integral membrane protein 10-like protein 2A, whose translation MAPLSQLVVWLSQSAAVRSYGVFSKGLTRTLLIFFNLAWRLRIKFPYLYVIASMMLNIRLQVHIEIH comes from the coding sequence ATGGCGCCCTTGTCCCAGCTggtagtctggctctcccagtctGCCGCTGTACGCTCCTATGGGGTCTTCTCCAAAGGCCTGACCCGCACCCTGCTCATCTTCTTCAACCTGGCCTGGAGGCTTCGGATCAAGTTCCCCTATCTGTATGTCATCGCCTCCATGATGCTGAACATCCGGCTCCAG